One genomic region from Calypte anna isolate BGI_N300 chromosome 8, bCalAnn1_v1.p, whole genome shotgun sequence encodes:
- the LOC103525873 gene encoding cytochrome c-type heme lyase, whose protein sequence is MGLSASSPAPASPSPNASKQHETASPPSECPMHQEKMSGCPVHMKTPDHRTENRDNVPAHQERAYEFVACPMKSGASQVKGDIDPSNMMPPPNQQPSPDQPFPLSTVREESSIPRAHSDKKWVYPSEQMFWNAMLRKGWRWKDDDITSEDMTNIIKIHNQNNEQAWKEILKWEALHAVECPCGPSLMRFGGKAKEYSPRARIRSWMGYELPFDRHDWIVDRCGKEVRYVIDYYDGGAVDKNYQFTVLDVRPAFDSLSAVWDRMKVAWWRWTS, encoded by the exons ATGGGTTTGTCTGCGTCCTCCCCGGCTCCCGCGAGTCCTTCACCGAACGCATCCAAGCAACACGAGACGGCGTCTCCACCTTCAGAATGTCCCATGCATCAGGAAAAGATGAGCG gTTGTCCAGTACACATGAAGACTCCTGATCATAGAACTGAGAACAGAGACAATGTTCCTGCACATCAGGAAAGAGCCTATGAATTTGTAGCATGTCCAATGAAGTCTGGTGCATCTCAAGTGAAAGGCGACATAGATCCTAGTAATATG ATGCCTCCTCCTAATCAGCAGCCATCCCCAGATCAACCATTTCCCTTGTCAACAGTTAGAGAAGAATCTTCCATTCCCAGAGCACATTCTGACAAGAAATGGGTCTACCCTTCAGAGCAGATGTTCTGGAATGCCATGCTAAGAAAAGG gTGGAGATGGAAAGATGATGACATAACAAGTGAAGACATGACCAACATCATTAAGATTCACAACCAAAATAATGAGCAAGCTTGGAAGGAGATTTTGAAGTGGGAAGCTCTTCATGCTGT GGAGTGTCCATGTGGACCATCACTAATGCGGTTTGGAGGCAAAGCAAAGGAGTATTCACCAAGAGCCAGAATACGTTCATGGATGGG GTACGAACTTCCCTTTGACAGACATGATTGGATTGTTGACCGATGTGGTAAAGAAGTACGGTATGTTATTGATTACTATGATGGTGGAGCAGTAGATAAGAACTACCAGTTCACTGTCCTGGATGTTCGCCCTGCTTTTGACTCTCTTTCGGCTGTGTGGGACAGAATGAAGGTAGCCTGGTGGCGGTGGACTTCATAA